GTTATTCGCCATATCTGATGAATTCCCTCTTGCCCGGAATTCCCTCTTTAACCTCCTTCCATACGCCATCGATCAGTGCCTGGTATTTTCGGAATCCACACGGCACACCTTGTGCTTCGAGGATGTTGGCCCTGTCCATGAGCTGGAAGTGAAGATGCGGTGCTGTGGAGTTGCCTGAGTGACCGACATCTGCGAGATAGTGACCGCATTTCACGTGATCGCCTTCATGAACCTTCACAGAATCAAGCCGCGCATGGGCGAAGAAAGCGTAAACCTCCCTGCCTTTCATTTTGAGAACCACGTGGTTGCCAAGAATTGACCTGAGATCACCGGGCTTCTCCAGGTTGAAGAACAGCCCATTCTTGAGGACCACTGCCATATCCCGCAGGAAATGCAATCGCTTCCTTTCGGGCCATCCGTCGTTGGCGGAGATCACCAATCCATCAAAAGGTGCATAGATCGGCTCGCCCCAACCATAGCAATCTTTGAGCCTGATGCCGAACAAGGCATAGGCAATGATTGAGGGACGGAAGAATTTCCAGCCCTTCTCTTCTCTTTGGATTCGCACAAAGTCATATGCGAATCGTTGGCCGAGTTGATCGCTACCATGGCTCGGTATCTGTTCTGCCGGGGTATGCGCAGCCACCCATTCCCCACGCAGTGGGAAATCCACAATTACTGGTTCTGACTCCGCTCTCATAACATTTAACATTGGAGGTAACCGGACGCCGGAGCTTGAAATGGCGGTTTCGCGTAGCAAACCGCCCTACAATTCTCCCATGGAAATAATGCACCCTGCCCCATACGCATGGAGCAGTGGTAGTTGCTTGCCGGCAACCCGATCATCGACGCCATCATTTGCTGGTTTGATGATAAATTATCAGCGGAACCAGTGGTGCAGCGCCGGTTCGTGATAACGTGCCGTCTGAATTTCTGGTAAGAGTGATGGCTACTTTCACAGTATCGCCGGTTTCAAAACAGGTGACAGTATAATCATCCACTTTTAAAGATTGCTCTGCCGAAATTTCTCCCGTGCCCTGGGCGATCCCTCTGCTGCTGCCATTACATCGACTCCAGAACGTATCATAAACGAGCAGCTTGACTGTACCGTCATTATTGTTCGTAATCGAAAGCATCAGATGAGACCCGTCCTCGGGATCAACTGCCTCCCATAAGCCGACAAACTCATTGGCAGTTCCTCCTCCTGCCCGACTGATCAGAGAGGTCCCGAGCATAAACAACGCAACGGCCATAAGAAGTATGTTTTTCATAGACTGTTCTCCTGAATGAAACTGCTGAACGGCACTTAATAATGTCGGGAGAGAAACAACCTTGTGGAATGAAACCGATAAAAAAGACAGTTCTGTAATTGAAAAATATTTACATTGTTTGAAAGGCAATGGCTATTCGTACGATGGCTTATTCAACTTGCTGAAGCGCTATAAAATCAGTCATTGCCAATTTGATGAGAACACCGTTTTCCCCAAATGAGAAGTGCTTGCGGCAAGCTATGAAATGCTGACAATTACATGGATGCAGGAGCAATAGACGGGCGTGAAATGCATCATGCCAGCTTTAACATATTGATCGCAATTGATGCGCCTACTTACACGGCGCATCCTTTACTAGCATGATGATTGCGCCGCACAATCTCAATCAATCTTTTCCAGCGCAGGAGGATTGGCTTTGAACAACTCTGCTAAAAGCTCAATTTGAGACGAGAATTGAGGCAGCGCCGGAATTTTCCAGGCTTTTCCGATGAACCGGGCCAATAAATTGTTCAACCAGGGGCGGTCCGATTGTGCTTGGTGAATGATAAATCTATAGGCTTCCCCATCGTGAAAAACAGCAAAGTCTTCCAGATGAACATCAATCGTACCCTCTTCACCATAAAGCCTGGTCTGAACGTAAACTTTCCGTGAATCGACATCGAAATTAAATTTTATTAATTCTGCAATGCCTTTAAGGATTATATTTGAGACCCAAATAATTAATATATTGGGCGTCAGTTTTATTAAAACTTTCAATAAACTGGATTTAATACTCATTTTTTCTCATTCGCTAACTAAGGTAAAACTAATCATTTTAATCAATGTCAGCTTGATTGTTGCGAAAAAATATTACAAGCCTGAGCCCTGCAGGATACGCATCGCATATCTTTCGAGGTTTGGTTCAGTGAGAAAATTTCGAAAATGGCATGAGACGATCATAGGATGCTTATGATCTGTTATTTGAGATATCCGCATTATACGCGGGCTGCGCCTTGCTTTTTTATCACAACCAAGATTTTGTCATTATTTTGTCACGTTTTCCCTGATCGCTTCATTGCTGAACACGAAAATGGAAGGACAGAGGGTCAATCGGCGGTTAAAGGTTATTGGAAAGTAAGGACGGAAGAAGTTGAAAGAAGAGAGTCTAAAAATAAAAAAACTTCCAAGGCCGGTTAAGCCTTGGAAGTCATTAAGTGGCTGTGTGGTTAAGTAATCCAGGCAGTTTATTAGACAGGATGATTACTCGCATTGCAGATGTCCGGCATTGGCCCGTTTACGGTTCATGTTAACGTTGCTGGCAATAGCTGCTGTTGCGAACAGCGTAGAGGAGATAATAAATTCCCCGGAAACAAACCCTAATACGCCGGTAACAAATACAATCCCAGTTAACACATCTTTATAAAAGTCATTCATAGGTAAATCCTCATTAAATTGAAAGTTTTTTAAACTGCAGCTCAACTATAATGTAGGCTTTTCTCGTTAACAATATTACAAAATATATACATATTGTTTCTTATTTATTTACATTAATTTCATAGACTTTTCATTAAACTGGGATACACTGAAAAGGTTTGCCGTCAGCCGATCATTGATACACCGCTTTGGGAAGCTTCCAGACCAACGACAAAGTTTTTATTCAGCCAGAGCGGCAATTGATGGCTTTCGCAGGATAACTTTGCACTGTTCCACCCCTTCTATATATTTGCGACAGAACCTCTTCAACGACTAGATGGTTATTTCTTGCCCGATTTTTCCATGTGCCCGCCGAATTGATATCGCATCGCCGAGAGCAGTTTGTCCTGAAAGTCCGATTCGCCGCGCGAACTAAAGCGTTGATAGAGCGCAGTAGAGAGAACAGGCACCGGCACAGCCTCATCTATGGCGGCCTTGATGGTCCATCGCCCTTCCCCTGAATCCGAAACCCGTCCCTCGAATTTTGAGAGTTCGGGATCTTCAACTAAAGAAGCGGCTGTCAGATCCAGCAACCATGATGCAATGACGCTGCCGCGCCGCCAGACCTCGGCAATCTCATCCAGATTAAAATCATATTGATAGCGTTCGGGATCTCGCAATGGCGTGGTCTCGGCATCTTTGGCGCGCTGATGCTTGCCGATGTTGGCGGCTTTCAGGATGCCCATTCCTTCGGCATAGGCCGCCATGAGGCCATACTCGATGCCATTGTGGACCATCTTTACGAAGTGCCCTGCCCCGCTCGGGCCGCAATGCAGATAGCCCAGCTCCGCAGTTCCTTCGCTGCGCTCGCGTCCGTGAGTACGCGGAATGCTGCCCGCTCCCGGCGCTAGTGTCCTGAAGATAGGATCAAGGTGCTCGACCACCTCTTGCTCGCCGCCGATCATCATGCAATAACCGCGTTCCAAGCCCCAGACGCCGCCGCTGGTTCCGACATCGACATAGTGGATGCCTTTGGCGGCGAGTTCGTGCGCCCGGCGGATATCATCCGCGTAATAGGAATTGCCGCCGTCAATGATAATATCGCCGGCCTCCAGATACGACAAAAGATCGGCAATGGCTTGCCCGGTCACCGCCGCCGGCACCATCACCCAAATTGCTCGCGGCTTTTCCAGCTTTGATATCAGGTCCTGCAGCGAGCTGCAACCTACTGCCTGCTCCTGAACCATTGCTATAACGGCTGGCTGCGACTGGTCATATACCACGCACTGATGACCATCTCTCAACAGGCGGCGCACCATATTGGCGCCCATCCGGCCCAGCCCGATCATACCGAGTTGCATCGTTGTCTGTTTGTTCATTAGCGTTTCTCCTAAATTTGTGTAGAAACCGCTGCTAGTTGCCTAAAATTTAAATGTGCATCATATGCATTTCATCCGCTTTTTCCGCAGGACAACGGTAATAAAGAGCTCTCAACACATGAACCGCGACCATTGACGGTCTATCGATTTGATTGGACATTGTTCTTCAGGATAGGTGCGCTTTAAGAATGCCAAGTGTAAAAAAACACCTTGCCAAAACTTTTTAGATAGAGGGAAATGATGCCAGAAAGCTGGGGGGCTTATGATGTCTACAAGGTTTTGTTATTTTTTGAGTTGCCTGTCAATCGTGACCAGGCCGGTTTTTTTGCATTAATTTCTTCCGAGCGCGGCTCGACTACTCTTGCGGGATTTCAGGCGGCCAATGAATAAAATTGTCTGCCGCTGGCAGTTTTATTTATTGGCCGCCTGAAACAGTTTGGCATAGCCAAGTTGTGATTGAATGAAATTAACGCCTCTTATGCAGCATAAGCTTACTGCAATTGCTTGATGCGATTCTACTTTGCCTTACTGCCGGCGAGCAGGTTGGGTGGCGGGCCGATAGGATCGAAGTTCTTCAGCAAGGGAATATCGTCCTTGTTAACCCATCTGATATCAAGATCGTAAGTGCCCGGCTGCCCCCAACCGCCAGTGAATTTCTTGCCATCGGGAGTGAAGCTCCAGCACATATCTTCGCCGGCGGTATTGATGGTATCATCGAGGTTCAATGGCTCCTGCCATTCGCCCTTCGGATTCTGGTACGCGATCCACTCGTCATGCCCGCCCCGCGAGCCGAGGTCAGGCCGCGTGCTGGTCACGATGATGCTCTTGCCGTCCTTTGACAGTCCGGTCCAGTGCAGATGGTCGCGGTACGGCGAATTGATTCTCGGCCCCAGACTCTGCGGTTTCTGCCAGACGCCGTCCTTCTTTTCAACCTTCCAGATGTCGCTGTCCTGCGTGACTCCCGGCTGTTGGTAGCTGAAGTAAATCAGGCTGTCGGAGGCGATGATCGGGCAGTGCTCCTCGCCTGTCGGCGTATTGAGGTGCGGCAGTTCGGGAATTTCGTTCCAGCTTCTCGCCGACTGCCAGACACCATTGACTTTCTGGGTAACGTAGAGGTCGCCGGTAGACAGGTTGCCGGGCTCGTATCTCGTGAAGTAAATGACATTGCCGTCATCGGAAAGACTCGGCTCCAGCTCCCAGGCCGATGTGTTGATATTCGGTCCTTCAGAAGGGTCGATGCCCGGTCCCAAGTGGACGGGAGTCTGCCAGGCGCCATTCACATAGTGGGACATCCAGATGTCGAAGTTGTAAGGGCCAGGCGACTCTATGCTGCCCGGTCGGGTCGAGGTAAAAACGGCGGTTTTGCCGTCGGCGCTGTAGGTGATCTCGAAGTCCGCGCCCGCTGAGTTGAGCGGCTCGCCCATGCTCTCCGATATTGGCGGAATCGCTTTAGCACTTTCACCAGGCATATCCATACCGGGCATCGCGTTAGAAACACCGGGCGCCAGCATGAACGCTAGCGCTGCGGTACAGGTCTTTAAAATAAGGAAGTTCTCTTTCATACACCATCCCTTCATTTAGAAGGATAATATTTTACTATTGTTAAATTAACGCAACAGAACCAACGGACTTCTTGCGGCAACCCTTATGGATCTTCGATCCTGAGCTGCCTCAGGACAGCTAAACTTTTGCCTCAAGCACCAGATTGGTGGGTGTGGCTGCGGCACGCCTTACTTGGCTGAAGCCTCCTGCATTGAGCACTTCGGTGAGTCTTTTTTGACCGGCCTGGGCGCCTAAGCCAAGACCGACCTCCTGAGATTTGGAAGCAGGTACGCATACCATCGTGGAAAAAGCATAATAAATCTGGCCTAAAGGATGGAGGTTGTCTTCCAGCTTATCGCCTGCAAAGGGCTCGACCAGCATAAATGTGCCGCTGTCGGACAAAGTGCTTGCAATATGCTTGGCTGCGCCAACGGGATCACCCATGTCGTGCAGAGCATCGAACATCGTGACCAGATCGTAATTTGTCCCGGGATACTCTTTCGCTGTCACGACTTCGAAAATCGTATTGCCCGCGACGCCTTCTGCTCGAGCCCGCTCCCGTGCGTGTTCAATCGATGGTTCGTGAAAATCAAAGCCATGAAAGGTCGAATTAGGGAATGCCTTAGCCATGAGTATCGTCGAAGAGCCGTGCCCGCAGCCAATGTCGGCAACTTTGGCGCCAGTTTCAAGCTTTTCCCGGACGCCATCGAGTGCGGGCAGCCATGAATCGATCAGATTCATAGCATACATGGGCCGGAAGAAACGTTCGGTACCGCAGAACAAACAAGGACTATGATCGCTCCAAGGCAACCCTTTGCCGGAACGGAAAACTTCAGTCAGTTTGGGTTCGTCGATATAAGCAGACATGACGGCCTGAAAGAAGCCTTGCATGCAGGCCGGATGACCTTCGGCAGCAAAAACGACGGCTTGCTCGGGCGACAGTGAAAATCTGCCGGCAGCTGAATCGTAATTCACATACCCTGCCGCCGCATTGGCAGAAAGCCACTCCCGAAGATAGCGTTCATCCATTCCGGTGCTATCGGCCAGTTCCTGGCTGGTTGCAGGACTGATCTCAGCCAAAGCGCTGTACAGGTCAAGTTTGTCGCCTATATAAGCTATCAGCAAGCCCAATGACCCGGCTACATCGCCAATCACTTTGCCCTGCAACTGTTCCAGCTTGCTCTCATTAATATCTGTCAAGCGTATTGCCATCTCTCGTGCCTTCTGTTTGTAAATTTATTATAAGAAATCTTTTGGTGCTAATGGAGTTGCGGGAAAGCTGGCGCGAAATTTAAACGCCTATTGATAATGTCTATCGTCAGACAAAGTTATCCTGGTAAAGCCATCAATTGCTGTAAGCAGGCATGCTTTCTTCAGCCAATATCCCTCTCGAATCTTATACGCCGTTTCGATCCCATAAAGGTTCGACCTCAGGACTTTTCCGCTTCAAACAGTATGGATTGCATCGGAAAGCGTGTTGGATTCGAGCCATACTCTTTTATCAGCGCTTCCGCCAGCGCCACGGCTATCTCTTCGGGATCGGCACCGCCGCTATCTCTTATTTCTGTGATAACCGGACTGAACACCAGCGCCCGCGCAAAGGCCGACACGTCCTGAATATCGTGTTCGTTTCTGTGGACTGAGACGACAATTCGATCAAAGCCGGCACGAGTCAGCTTTTCCTTGAGCGGGTCGATTTGATGGCAGGCAACGGTATCGAGGAGGAAACGGGGCGTGTCCGATGGAAAAAATTGCTTCAGCACTTTAAAGCTCAGGCTGGCATATGGATTGTAGTGTTCCGAGTCCCAGACGCGGAACAAGTACCGCCCGCCGCGCTTCAGTGTCCGATGCGCTTCGCGAAACCCCGCCTCTTTATCGAAGAACATTACCCCGAACTGGCAGACCACCGTATCGAACGCCTCGTCATCGAACGGCAGCGCCGCGGCGTCGGCGATCTGGAACGTGATCTGCTCATTAGGAAGAAACTTTTTGCGGGCGGCCTCCATCATGGAATCACTGATGTCGGTCGCAGTCAGCCGCACATCTTTGGCAAGCGCATCACGCAAGTGACGGGTGACGATGCCTGTGCCAGCGGCGATTTCGAGCACATCGCGGCCCGCTCTTTCCGCTACGCGTCGTGCAGTGTCAGCTCCATAGTGGTCGAAAAGCACGGGTCCGAGATCCTGATCGTAAGGAGTGACGACATCACCTTCATAACCTGCCATAGATAACTCTCTAGTAATAAAAAAGGACAGAAAACGAGCTCGATCGTCCATTTCAACGGGTGGTAAGTGCCGTTCCCGTCATGGCGAATAAAAACTCGGTCCAATTGTACTTTGGTGGCGTTAATGAAGTAAATGCATATACAATACAG
This is a stretch of genomic DNA from Methylobacter sp. YRD-M1. It encodes these proteins:
- a CDS encoding M23 family metallopeptidase; amino-acid sequence: MDFPLRGEWVAAHTPAEQIPSHGSDQLGQRFAYDFVRIQREEKGWKFFRPSIIAYALFGIRLKDCYGWGEPIYAPFDGLVISANDGWPERKRLHFLRDMAVVLKNGLFFNLEKPGDLRSILGNHVVLKMKGREVYAFFAHARLDSVKVHEGDHVKCGHYLADVGHSGNSTAPHLHFQLMDRANILEAQGVPCGFRKYQALIDGVWKEVKEGIPGKREFIRYGE
- the gnd gene encoding phosphogluconate dehydrogenase (NAD(+)-dependent, decarboxylating), which gives rise to MNKQTTMQLGMIGLGRMGANMVRRLLRDGHQCVVYDQSQPAVIAMVQEQAVGCSSLQDLISKLEKPRAIWVMVPAAVTGQAIADLLSYLEAGDIIIDGGNSYYADDIRRAHELAAKGIHYVDVGTSGGVWGLERGYCMMIGGEQEVVEHLDPIFRTLAPGAGSIPRTHGRERSEGTAELGYLHCGPSGAGHFVKMVHNGIEYGLMAAYAEGMGILKAANIGKHQRAKDAETTPLRDPERYQYDFNLDEIAEVWRRGSVIASWLLDLTAASLVEDPELSKFEGRVSDSGEGRWTIKAAIDEAVPVPVLSTALYQRFSSRGESDFQDKLLSAMRYQFGGHMEKSGKK
- a CDS encoding class I SAM-dependent methyltransferase; amino-acid sequence: MTDINESKLEQLQGKVIGDVAGSLGLLIAYIGDKLDLYSALAEISPATSQELADSTGMDERYLREWLSANAAAGYVNYDSAAGRFSLSPEQAVVFAAEGHPACMQGFFQAVMSAYIDEPKLTEVFRSGKGLPWSDHSPCLFCGTERFFRPMYAMNLIDSWLPALDGVREKLETGAKVADIGCGHGSSTILMAKAFPNSTFHGFDFHEPSIEHARERARAEGVAGNTIFEVVTAKEYPGTNYDLVTMFDALHDMGDPVGAAKHIASTLSDSGTFMLVEPFAGDKLEDNLHPLGQIYYAFSTMVCVPASKSQEVGLGLGAQAGQKRLTEVLNAGGFSQVRRAAATPTNLVLEAKV
- a CDS encoding class I SAM-dependent methyltransferase, producing MAGYEGDVVTPYDQDLGPVLFDHYGADTARRVAERAGRDVLEIAAGTGIVTRHLRDALAKDVRLTATDISDSMMEAARKKFLPNEQITFQIADAAALPFDDEAFDTVVCQFGVMFFDKEAGFREAHRTLKRGGRYLFRVWDSEHYNPYASLSFKVLKQFFPSDTPRFLLDTVACHQIDPLKEKLTRAGFDRIVVSVHRNEHDIQDVSAFARALVFSPVITEIRDSGGADPEEIAVALAEALIKEYGSNPTRFPMQSILFEAEKS